One Dioscorea cayenensis subsp. rotundata cultivar TDr96_F1 chromosome 15, TDr96_F1_v2_PseudoChromosome.rev07_lg8_w22 25.fasta, whole genome shotgun sequence genomic region harbors:
- the LOC120277466 gene encoding uncharacterized protein LOC120277466 isoform X3 produces MSTAFLYLFTSPSSSQDRSHIAQDHGDPDRDHFPASISKPTARKAGGKPPAPKRPPQRGLGIAQLERLRVQESRMKLTDDEFQLPTYTASPKVYVDGDRWNDLKAPRHGLGVAPFNYSRLQESFNQITDREFLLQSYAVPSYTNVGGGGVWHDLPPGSLSHGYQRWRTLRHAMTPYVPAPGIRSEFLDYYAVDRSLMTGGDTRFCAVCPPMVEPPSNQMPHLGNCEFLALKRRLSGDQEFDTPNAGHVAAREESVAPYYMFFPPIDQSAGDSEIADQTVDVASPSTSSPNLVDLSLKLGH; encoded by the exons ATGTCCACCGCCTTCCTTTACTTGTtcacttctccttcttcctcgCAGGATCGATCTCACATAGCTCAAGACCATGGCGATCCGGATCGTGATCATTTCCCGGCGTCGATATCAAAGCCGACGGCGAGAAAGGCTGGCGGCAAGCCGCCCGCCCCCAAGCGCCCCCCTCAACGTGGCCTTGGCATAGCCCAGCTCGAGCGCCTCCGCGTCCAAGAAAGCCGGATGAAACTCACTGATGACGAGTTCCAACTTCCGACCTATACTGCTTCTCCTAAAGTCTACGTCGACGGCGATCGGTGGAATGATCTAAAGGCTCCTAGACATGGCCTTGGCGTCGCCCCGTTCAACTACTCCCGTCTCCAAGAGAGCTTCAACCAGATCACGGATCGCGAGTTCCTGCTTCAGAGCTACGCCGTTCCATCTTACACCAACGTCGGCGGCGGCGGAGTGTGGCATGATCTACCACCTGGATCGCTGTCACACGGCTACCAGCGATGGCGTACACTAAGACATGCGATGACTCCATACGTGCCAGCACCAGGTATCCGATCGGAGTTCCTCGACTATTACGCTGTGGATCGGAGCCTGATGACTGGCGGGGACACAAGGTTCTGCGCCGTCTGCCCTCCGATGGTAGAGCCCCCTTCAAACCAAATGCCTCACCTCGGCAACTGCGAGTTCCTCGCCCTC AAGCGGCGTCTCTCCGGTGATCAAGAGTTCGACACTCCCAATGCCGGCCACGTCGCCGCTCGAGAG gaaAGCGTAGCACCGTACTACATGTTCTTCCCGCCCATCGACCAATCAGCTGGAGATTCGGAGATCGCTGATCAGACGGTTGATGTTGCATCGCCATCCACATCCTCTCCAAATCTTGTGGACTTATCACTCAAACTCGGCCATTAA
- the LOC120277466 gene encoding uncharacterized protein LOC120277466 isoform X2: MSTAFLYLFTSPSSSQDRSHIAQDHGDPDRDHFPASISKPTARKAGGKPPAPKRPPQRGLGIAQLERLRVQESRMKLTDDEFQLPTYTASPKVYVDGDRWNDLKAPRHGLGVAPFNYSRLQESFNQITDREFLLQSYAVPSYTNVGGGGVWHDLPPGSLSHGYQRWRTLRHAMTPYVPAPGIRSEFLDYYAVDRSLMTGGDTRFCAVCPPMVEPPSNQMPHLGNCEFLALKKRRLSGDQEFDTPNAGHVAAREESVAPYYMFFPPIDQSAGDSEIADQTVDVASPSTSSPNLVDLSLKLGH, translated from the exons ATGTCCACCGCCTTCCTTTACTTGTtcacttctccttcttcctcgCAGGATCGATCTCACATAGCTCAAGACCATGGCGATCCGGATCGTGATCATTTCCCGGCGTCGATATCAAAGCCGACGGCGAGAAAGGCTGGCGGCAAGCCGCCCGCCCCCAAGCGCCCCCCTCAACGTGGCCTTGGCATAGCCCAGCTCGAGCGCCTCCGCGTCCAAGAAAGCCGGATGAAACTCACTGATGACGAGTTCCAACTTCCGACCTATACTGCTTCTCCTAAAGTCTACGTCGACGGCGATCGGTGGAATGATCTAAAGGCTCCTAGACATGGCCTTGGCGTCGCCCCGTTCAACTACTCCCGTCTCCAAGAGAGCTTCAACCAGATCACGGATCGCGAGTTCCTGCTTCAGAGCTACGCCGTTCCATCTTACACCAACGTCGGCGGCGGCGGAGTGTGGCATGATCTACCACCTGGATCGCTGTCACACGGCTACCAGCGATGGCGTACACTAAGACATGCGATGACTCCATACGTGCCAGCACCAGGTATCCGATCGGAGTTCCTCGACTATTACGCTGTGGATCGGAGCCTGATGACTGGCGGGGACACAAGGTTCTGCGCCGTCTGCCCTCCGATGGTAGAGCCCCCTTCAAACCAAATGCCTCACCTCGGCAACTGCGAGTTCCTCGCCCTC AAGAAGCGGCGTCTCTCCGGTGATCAAGAGTTCGACACTCCCAATGCCGGCCACGTCGCCGCTCGAGAG gaaAGCGTAGCACCGTACTACATGTTCTTCCCGCCCATCGACCAATCAGCTGGAGATTCGGAGATCGCTGATCAGACGGTTGATGTTGCATCGCCATCCACATCCTCTCCAAATCTTGTGGACTTATCACTCAAACTCGGCCATTAA
- the LOC120277466 gene encoding uncharacterized protein LOC120277466 isoform X1: MSTAFLYLFTSPSSSQDRSHIAQDHGDPDRDHFPASISKPTARKAGGKPPAPKRPPQRGLGIAQLERLRVQESRMKLTDDEFQLPTYTASPKVYVDGDRWNDLKAPRHGLGVAPFNYSRLQESFNQITDREFLLQSYAVPSYTNVGGGGVWHDLPPGSLSHGYQRWRTLRHAMTPYVPAPGIRSEFLDYYAVDRSLMTGGDTRFCAVCPPMVEPPSNQMPHLGNCEFLALHSQKKRRLSGDQEFDTPNAGHVAAREESVAPYYMFFPPIDQSAGDSEIADQTVDVASPSTSSPNLVDLSLKLGH, encoded by the exons ATGTCCACCGCCTTCCTTTACTTGTtcacttctccttcttcctcgCAGGATCGATCTCACATAGCTCAAGACCATGGCGATCCGGATCGTGATCATTTCCCGGCGTCGATATCAAAGCCGACGGCGAGAAAGGCTGGCGGCAAGCCGCCCGCCCCCAAGCGCCCCCCTCAACGTGGCCTTGGCATAGCCCAGCTCGAGCGCCTCCGCGTCCAAGAAAGCCGGATGAAACTCACTGATGACGAGTTCCAACTTCCGACCTATACTGCTTCTCCTAAAGTCTACGTCGACGGCGATCGGTGGAATGATCTAAAGGCTCCTAGACATGGCCTTGGCGTCGCCCCGTTCAACTACTCCCGTCTCCAAGAGAGCTTCAACCAGATCACGGATCGCGAGTTCCTGCTTCAGAGCTACGCCGTTCCATCTTACACCAACGTCGGCGGCGGCGGAGTGTGGCATGATCTACCACCTGGATCGCTGTCACACGGCTACCAGCGATGGCGTACACTAAGACATGCGATGACTCCATACGTGCCAGCACCAGGTATCCGATCGGAGTTCCTCGACTATTACGCTGTGGATCGGAGCCTGATGACTGGCGGGGACACAAGGTTCTGCGCCGTCTGCCCTCCGATGGTAGAGCCCCCTTCAAACCAAATGCCTCACCTCGGCAACTGCGAGTTCCTCGCCCTC CATTCTCAGAAGAAGCGGCGTCTCTCCGGTGATCAAGAGTTCGACACTCCCAATGCCGGCCACGTCGCCGCTCGAGAG gaaAGCGTAGCACCGTACTACATGTTCTTCCCGCCCATCGACCAATCAGCTGGAGATTCGGAGATCGCTGATCAGACGGTTGATGTTGCATCGCCATCCACATCCTCTCCAAATCTTGTGGACTTATCACTCAAACTCGGCCATTAA